One window from the genome of Metabacillus flavus encodes:
- the rpsT gene encoding 30S ribosomal protein S20, producing MPNIKSAIKRVKTNDQRRAHNATLKSSMRTAIKRVESLVVNNDADNAKTALQEAAKRIDKAAQSGIIHKNTASRYKSRLTKQVNGLSA from the coding sequence ATGCCAAATATTAAATCTGCTATTAAACGTGTAAAAACAAATGATCAGCGCCGCGCTCATAACGCAACACTTAAATCTTCTATGCGTACTGCAATCAAAAGAGTTGAGTCACTAGTTGTTAACAACGATGCTGACAATGCAAAAACTGCTCTTCAAGAGGCTGCTAAAAGAATTGATAAAGCTGCTCAAAGCGGAATCATCCACAAAAACACTGCTTCCCGCTACAAATCCCGTTTGACTAAACAAGTTAACGGTTTGTCCGCGTAA